The genome window AACAGTAGAAATTAAACTTGATAAAAGAGTTTACAATGTAGGTAAAGATATGATGGTTAAAGGTGGAACAGTCAGTGATGTTCTTGACAATGTACCATCTGTAACTGTTGATGCTGAAGGAACAGTTGCCCTTAGAGGAAATGAAAGTGTAAAAATTTTAATTGACGGAAAACCATCTGGTTTAGCCGGAATCAATATTGCTGATGCTTTAAAATTATTACCAGCTGATGCAGTTGATAAAGTTGAAGTTATTACTAATCCATCTGCTCGTTATGATGCTGAAGGTGGTGGTGGTATTATCAATATTATTTTAAGAAAAGGAAAGGCAAATGGAGTTAATGGTTCTGTAATGGTTAATGCTGGTGATCCTGAAACTTACGGCGGTAGCATTAATTTGAACAAAAAAAGCGACAGATATAACTTATTTTCAAATATTGGCTATAACTACAGAAACAATCCTGGTAATTCGATGACTGATTCTGAATACTTTAATGCCGATGGTACTACAAGTAGATTTATCAAAGAAAGAAGAACAAATGATAGATTAAGTAAAGGTTTTAATGCAAATTTTGGAATCGATTTAAATTTATCTAATTCATTAACTTGGACAAATGCATTAACATTTAGAGAAAATAACGGAGAAAATCCTGATAATGTTTTCTTTTACAATTATGATGCTTCAAACAATCCTACTTCAATAAGAAATCGTTTTAATGATCAAAGAAGTGATGATTTTAGCATTGAATATTCTACAAACTTTACTAAGAAGTTTAAAAAAGACGATCATAAATTAACTGTTGATGTGGCAGTATCTCAAAATAGAGAAAATGAATTTGCAACAATTACAGATCAAGTTTTAGGAGACCCTTCTTCTTTAGATCCTCAAGGAACATCAAATAAAAATAGTCAACAAAGAAATTTATTACAAACTGACTACGTTTTACCAATTGGAAAAAATGGACGATTTGAAGCTGGTTATAGAGGAAGTTTTACAAACAATTTAACGGATTTTGTTGTTACACCAGATTCTGATTTTTCTAATAAATTAGAATATATAGAAAATGTAAATGCATTATACACACAATATGGTTCAAAATTTAATAAGTTTTCTTACTTTGTAGGATTACGATTTGAAGATAGTCATATCGAAGTAAATTCATTATCATTAAACGATTATAACACAAAAAAATACAACAACTTATTCCCTTCTGCAACAATTAATTATGAGTTTTCTGAAAGCAGTTCATTAAGTTTAAGTTATAGTAAAAGAATTAACCGTCCTAGAGGCCGTTTCTTAAATCCTGTATCATCATTATCAAGTAACATTAATATCTTTCAAGGTAATCCAGATTTGAATCCTTCAAAAACAGATGCAATTGATTTAGGTTATTTAAAAAGATGGAATAAATTAACGTTCAATACTTCTGCTTATATCAATATTACTAATGATTCATTCCAATTCATCAGAAAAGAATCTGGTTCATTTGTTACAACAGTAGTTGATGGAGAAGATATTGTAGACCCAGTTACAGGTGATGTTACACCTGTTGGTGGAGAAGATATTAGAGTCCCTGTAATTTTAAGTACTCCTATTAACTTAGCCAAAGAATATAGAGCAGGTTTAGAGTTCAATTTAAACTATACACCTTACAAATGGTGGAGACTTAATGGAAACTTTAATGCTTATAGAGTAGAAACTCAAGGTGACTACAGTTATGTGAATTTTCAAGGAAATACTATTGAACAAAATTTTGATAATGTTGCATTTACATGGTTTACAAGAATTTCGTCTAAAATAACTTTACCATACAAAATTGATTGGCAAACAAATGCTACATACAACGCTCCTCAAACAAATGCACAAGGACGTTCATTAGGAGTAGCATCAGTTAATTTAGCTTTCAGTAGAGATATTTTAAAAGACAAAGGGTCAATTTCATTAAATGTTAGTGACTTATTTAACTCAAGAAAAAGAATTTCTGAAACCAATATCACAAACGTAGTTAGCTCTTACAGCGAAATGCAATGGAGACAAAGACAAGTTATGTTAACTTTCACATATCGTTTTAACAAACAGAAAAACGAAAAAGATAGACAGCCTAGAAGAGATGATAATGGTGATGGCGATTTTATGGGTAGACCATAATATTAAAATCAAAATAGACCACAAAAAAAGTCCCGATATAATCGGGACTTTTTATTTTTAAAAATTAAAAGAAATTATCCTTCTAATTCAGCTTGTCTTTTAGCTCTTTTCTCTTTAATCAATTCCATAATAGCTCCGCCCAACCAATAGTGAACAAATCCTACTAAGAATATCATCAACCAAAAACCAATAGTTAATATGGTTAAGAAAAGTAAAAAACCTAGGTACTGTTGAAATTCAAACATAATATTTTCCGGAATTTATGAATTCACGTCAAAGATAATAGTAATATTTATTTTTGCCAATATAATATTGATTAATTTTAGCTAAAACCACTTTTTAATTTTAAAATAAACAAACATTATAGCTACAATTGTGAGCATTATTCCCCAAATTAAAAAATAGCCATACTCCCACTCTAACTCGGGAAAATGCTTAAAGTTTTGACCATAAACACCAACTATAAAAGTTAATGGTAAAAAAAACATAGAAACAACCGTTAGTGTTTTCATTACTTGGTTCATTTTATGATTCTGAGCTGAGAAAAAATAATTTGAAGCACTATCGAGTGTAATTAAATCAGAATCAATTTGTTCTAAAAGTTCTAAACATTTTTGATGTAATCTAGAAAAGAAAGTAAAATTTTCTGGTTGAATGTCATTGAAAACATTATCATCTTTAATACTCTTAATCGAATACAACGAATCGCGAAGCGGAATTATAGAACGCTTTAAAAAGTTAAAATTATCTCGATGTTTTTCAATTAATTCTAAAACTTCAGGATTGGTATTTGTTTTGGTCAAATTAATCAATTCATCTATTTTATCTTCTTCACTTTCAATTGTTATATAAAAATTTTCGATAATAGCGTCTAACAATAAATACAATAAATAATCGGCTTTTTTAGATCTAACAACACCCGAGTTTGTTCTCAAACGTTCTCGAATATGCGTAAAGAAATCACTTCGCTTTTCCTGAAATGAAATCAACACATTATTCTTTAATAAAAAGCTAATTTGCTCAACACTAATATTATTTGAAGATTTTTGTGGTAATAACGACTTTACGTTAAAGAATAATATGTCATGATATTCTTCTACTCTTGTTCGTTTAGTCGTATTTAAGATATCTCCTATAATGAAATGATCAGCATCAAACTTTGCACCTACTTTTTCAATAAATGCATGATTGTTTAACCCATGAATATTTATCCAATTTACTTTTGAAACTTCAATATTAGAATCTATATCTTCAGGTTGCAATTGTTGACATTCGGTAACATCTTCTGAATCATATACAAAAAGCTGCATTTCTGTTGGAGATTGTTTATGAATCCCAGTATATTCTAAAGTACTAGCCTGAACTTTTCTTCCTTTTTTATATTTTATTTTTCTCAAAACAAACAAATTTTATATAAAGATAGGAGTTTTTAAAAATGAGAAGTATTTTTACTGAAAATTTATTTTTTTGATGAAAACACTATTTATCAACATAAAAGAACTGTTACAAATTAGAGAAACTGGAGTTGAAAAAATTTCTGGTTCCGACATGGCAATTTTACCAAAAATTGAAAACGCTTACCTTTTAATAGAAAATTCTATCATTACCGATTTTGGTTCAATGGAAAATTGTCCAGACAAATCGGATATGAATGTTATTAATGCTTCAGGTCAAGTTATTTTACCAACATGGGTTGATAGTCACACACACATAGTATATGCAGGCAATAGAATTCAAGAATTTGTTGATAGAATTAACGGTTTGTCCTATGAAGAAATTGCAAATCGTGGTGGTGGAATTTTAAATTCGGCTAAAAAATTAAACGAAACTTCTGAAGATGAAATTTATGAGCAATCAAAATTACGTTTGGAAGAAGTTATGCTACAAGGAACGGGAGCAGTTGAAATAAAATCAGGTTACGGATTAACGGTTGAAGGCGAATTGAAAATGTTACGCGTTATCAAACGCTTAAAAGAAAATTATCCTATAGCAATAAAAGCAACTTTTTTAGGAGCACACGCATTTCCTACAGAATATAAAGAAAATCATGCTGCTTATATTGATGTAATCATTAACGAAATGCTTCCAAAGATTGCTAATGAAAATTTGGCTGATTATATTGATGCTTTCTTAGAAACTGGTTATTTTTCTGTAGAAGAAACCATTAAAATTATGGAAGCGGGTAAAAAATATGGTTTAGAACCAAAAATTCATGTAAACCAATTTACTGCTATTGATGGAATTAAAGCTTGTGTTGAAAATGGTGCTTTATCGGTAGATCATTTAGAAATTGTAACGGATGAAGATATTGCTGTTTTAAAAGACAGTAAAACCATGCCAGTAGCATTACCAAGTTGTTCTTATTTTATTAGTATTCCTTATACGCCAGCTCGTAAAATGATGAATGCTGGTTTGCCATTAGCTTTGGCTACCGATTACAATCCGGGTACCACTCCCTCAGGAAATATGAATTTCGTAGTAGCAACGGCTTGTATAAAAATGAAAATGACTCCTGAAGAAGCTATCAATGCAGGAACTATAAACGGTGCTTATGCAATGGGAATTTCAGAAACTCACGGAAGTATTACAAAAGGTAAAAAAGCCAATATTATCATTACAAAACCTTTAACTAGTTTTTACCAATTACCTTATGCTTTTGGAACAAACTTAATTGATAAAGTAATGATTGAAGGTCAATTTATTTAAAATTCATTACCATGATAAAAACGATATTACTTGTTGGATTAGGTGGCGCTTTTGGAAGTGTTTTTAGATATTTAACTCATTGGTTAACTACTAAATATTTTCAAAGTTCATTTCCATTAAGTACGTTTCTTGTAAATGTAATTGGAAGTTTACTAATTGGATTGTTCATTGGTTATATTGGGAAATATTTTCCTGAGAATCATCCTTTAAAGTTTTTACTCATTATAGGCTTTTGCGGTGGTTTTACAACATTTTCTAGTTTTGCTTTAGAAAACTATAATTTACTTCAAAACAACCAACAAATTACAGCTTACTTTTATATGGCTGGTTCCATAATTTTAACCATAAGCGCTGTAGGATTTGGGAATTATTTAGCTAAATATATATAATAAAAAAGTCCAATGTAAACATTGGACTTTTTTTATAAATTACAGTTTGTATTATCTTAAATCAAAACTAGTTTTAGAAACTAATTCAGCATTTTTATCAAATACATTTACAAAGTAAGTTCCTTTTGCAAAATCTTTTCCAGGAACATCTTCATTAACTTGAACTGTTTTGTTTTCATATTTAACAGTAGAAATAAAGCTATATGTTAATGTTTTATCTCCAGCAGGAATTGTTTTCTTTTCGCCTAAAATATTGTTTTTACTATCAATAATTTGAACGTAGTATTCTCTTGCACCAGTTTTAGCAATTTGATTTTCAGCAATTAAGAAACTAACTTTTAAAACATCAGCTCTACTAGCTTTGTCTGTTTCAATTTGTTTTCCTGAACTTCTTTGTTTTACAGCTAATACTTTTAAATTTAAAACAGCTAATTTAGATCCTTTTTCAACTGTTTTAGTTAAACTTTCATTTTGAACTAATAAAGTATCATTGAATTTTTTAGCATCAGATAAAACAACATTTGTACTATCTAAACTAGAAGTTAAAGCAACATTTTGCTCTTTTAAAATTTTGTTCTCTGCAACTAAATTATCCATTTCTCTTTTTAAACGGAAATATTCGTTTTTGTACTTAGCCATTGCTGCTGCATCACCTTTAGATTTTTCTACTTGCTCTAATAAGGCAACCATTTTAGCTTGTTCAGCTTGTAATTCATCTTTTAATGCAGTGTTATCTGAAATCATAGCATCATACTCAGCAATTTTAGTTTTTAACTCCTCTGCTAATGTATTCTTTTCAGTAGTTAAGGTTGTAACTGTTTCTTTGTTATCAGAATTCAGTTTAAAAATGTAACCTAAGCTCCCTAAAAAAAGTAAGGCTAATACTACTACTGCGGCTTTTAATCCAGAATTGTTCGATTTGTTTTCCATTTTTTGGTATATGTTAAGTTTTCTCAAAAATACAATTTTTAAAGTATTTTCTAAATTTTAAACGTAATTTATTTTAAAATAGTACTTTTGGGTTGCATTTATTTACCCCTATGGAGAATATCATACTTTTAAGCCAAAATGAATTAGCCAAGATTACCAACCACAGAAGTGGTGAAATAAAATTTGGAGAAAAAATAGTTACTATCCCTAAAGATGCTGATGCTATTGATTTTATTTCAAGCAGCGAAGCACAATTTGTATTATTAGGAATTCCTGAAGATATTGGTGTTAAAGCAAACTTAGGAAGAGTTGGTGCTGCATCAGCTTATGAAAGTGCCCTTAAAAGTATCGCCAACATTCAACATAATAAATTTTGTAAAGGAAGCAATTTAATTGTCTTAGGAAAATTAGATGTTTCAGCACAATTAGAAAAAGCACAATCTTTAGATGCTAACAATAAAGAGCATCGAAAAGAACTTTACGAACTAGTAGAACAATTGGATGTTGAAGTTTCACATGTTATTCATCAAATTTGCAATGCCGGTAAAATTCCTATAATTATTGGTGGCGGACACAATAATGCTTATGGTAATATAAAAGGATTGGCTTTAGCCAAAGGAAAACCAGTGAATGCCATTAATTTTGATGCACATACCGATTTTAGAATTTTAGAAGGAAGACATTCTGGTAATGGTTTTAGCTATGCTTTTGAAGATGGTTTTCTAAAAAAATACTTCGTATTCGGGCTTCATGAAAATTTTGTTTCTAAAAGTGTATTCAATACTTTAAAAGAATTAACATCAAGAGTAAAATATGTAACTTATGAAGAAATTGATGTTAAACGTGAGAAAAACTTCGAAACTGAGTTAGAAAATTCGTCGAACTTTATTAAAAATGAACCTTTTGGAATAGAATTAGATTTAGATGCAATTCCAAATATTCCTTCAAGTGCAATGACTTTAAGCGGTTTTAGTGTTGATAGAGCTAGACAATTTGTTTACTATTTTGGAAAACAACAAAATGCTTCTTATTTACACATCTGTGAAGGAGCTCCTGAATTGGATACTTCTAATAACAATCATTTAACGGGTAAATTGATTGCTTCATTAGTTACCGATTTTATGAAGGCTAAAGTAGGATAATCTTAACTTCATTAAAATAACACTATCTTTGTACGCTCATCAAACTTTTTTGATGAGAAAATTATTTATATATGACATTCAACGAATTAAAATTATTTAACAATATACAACAAGCTTTGGAGGAAGAAGGCTACACAAACCCTACTCCAATTCAAGAGCAAGCCATTCCTGAAATATTAGCAGGCCAAGATTTAGTTGCTTGTGCCCAAACTGGAACTGGAAAAACGGGTGCTTTCGCCATTCCAATTCTAAATTTAATTCATCGAATTGTAGGTTCGGCAAAGAAAACAAAACATATCCGAACTTTAGTGGTTACGCCAACGAGAGAATTAGCCATTCAAATTGACGAAAGTTTCAAAACTTACGGAAAATATACTAATGTGAAATCGTTAGTGATTTTTGGAGGTGTAAACCAAGTACCACAAGTAAATGAACTAAAAATGGGTGTTGATGTTTTAATCGCAACTCCAGGACGTTTTTTAGATTTACACAAACAAGGTTTTATCGATTTGAATCATATGCATCATTTGGTTTTAGACGAAGCCGATCAAATGTTAGACATGGGATTTATTAATGATGTTAAGAAAATCATCAAATTAACTCCAGAAAACCGCCAAACATTGTTATTTTCAGCAACGATGCCTTTAGCAATTAGAGAATTAGCCGATACTTTTTTAACAAGACCAAAATACATTTCAGTGACACCTATTTCTAGTACGGCTGAAAATGTATCGCAAAAAGTATATTTCGTAAACAAAGACGAGAAACGTTTGCTTTTAAAACAGTTAATTATTCAAGAAAGTTTGAGTAATGCTTTAGTGTTTACTAGAACCAAACACGGCGCTGACAACATTGTAAAAGTGTTGAAAAAAGCACATATAAAAGCAGAAGCTATTCACGGAGACAAATCGCAAAATGCACGTCAGCGTGTTTTAGAACAGTTCAAAAATAAAGAAATTGATATTTTAGTTGCTACTGATATTGCGGCAAGAGGAATTGATATTGAACAACTTCCGTTTGTGATTAACTTTGATATTCCAAATATTTCAGAAACCTATGTACACCGAATTGGTCGTACTGGTCGTGCTGGAAATTCTGGTTTAGCGATTTCATTTTGTGGAAAAGATGAAAAAGCATATTGGCAGGATATTGAAAAGTTGATCCGAATGAAAGTGAAAGTAGTAACCGATCATCCATATGAATGGAAAGACGAGGTAAAAAATCCAGATGCAAAACCTGATTTAAGAAATAAAAATAAGATGAATCCAAATTCAAAATCAAGAAAATCGGATGCTTCTAAGAAAAACAAAAAACGTTGGTACTAAGCCAACGTTTTTTTATTTATCTACCAATCGCTTAATCGTTTCAAAAAGTTTATGACTTTCAAACGGTTTCACAATTACTTCATCTATTTGAGCATCGATGATTTTTTCTTCTATATCTTGCTTATCAAAAGCAGTTACGGCAATAATTGGAGTTTGAATTCCTTTTTGTCTGATTAATTTAGAAGTTTCAAATCCATTTATAATCGGCATATTTATATCCATTAGAATGGCATCAAAATGGGTTTTACTGATTAATTCTAAAGCAGCATATCCATCATCTACAATATTGCATTTAAAATGATTGTTTTCTAGAAGTTTTTTAGTAACTACTTGATTTATTTTATTATCCTCAACCACTAAGATTTTATATTCTTTTCTTGCGGAAAGATCTACATCTAAATTATCAATTATAGATTTTGCTCTAGAAACATCCGAATCTAATGGTAATGTAAAAGTTATAGTTGTTCCTTTACCTTCTTCGCTCTCTAATTGAATGGTTCCGTTGAACAATTCAACTAATTTTTTAACAATGGTTAAACCTAAACCTGTTCCTTGATAATCATCTTCTTTACGATAAACTTGAACAAATTTCTCAAAAACTTTATTTTGATCTTCTTTAGCAATTCCTATTCCGTTATCAATTACCTGAAACTTCAAATAACATTTTGTTCCGATTTTTTCTATCAAATCAGCTTTGACAACTACTCTTCCATTTTCAGTAAATTTGAGTGAATTACTCATCAAATTAATAAAAATTTGAGACAATCGTATTTTATCTCCGACTAAAACTTCTGGAATTGAATTATCAACATCAATAAAAATTTGATTATTATTCTTAACGGCTAAAAAGTATAGTGAATCTTTGATAACCATTAATTCATCTTGAATATTGAAAACCGCATCTTCAAGAACCACTTGGTTTTCTTCAATTTTATAAACCTTTAAAATATCATTTACTAGTGACAATAAATACTTAGCAGAAAATTTTAAGGATTTTAAATGTGGACTGTTTTTTAATTCTTTGTGTTCGTCTAAGATTATATCTGTAATTCCAACCACTCCATAAAGTGGTGTTCTCAATTCGTGACTGA of Flavobacterium channae contains these proteins:
- the hutI gene encoding imidazolonepropionase is translated as MKTLFINIKELLQIRETGVEKISGSDMAILPKIENAYLLIENSIITDFGSMENCPDKSDMNVINASGQVILPTWVDSHTHIVYAGNRIQEFVDRINGLSYEEIANRGGGILNSAKKLNETSEDEIYEQSKLRLEEVMLQGTGAVEIKSGYGLTVEGELKMLRVIKRLKENYPIAIKATFLGAHAFPTEYKENHAAYIDVIINEMLPKIANENLADYIDAFLETGYFSVEETIKIMEAGKKYGLEPKIHVNQFTAIDGIKACVENGALSVDHLEIVTDEDIAVLKDSKTMPVALPSCSYFISIPYTPARKMMNAGLPLALATDYNPGTTPSGNMNFVVATACIKMKMTPEEAINAGTINGAYAMGISETHGSITKGKKANIIITKPLTSFYQLPYAFGTNLIDKVMIEGQFI
- a CDS encoding formimidoylglutamase — translated: MENIILLSQNELAKITNHRSGEIKFGEKIVTIPKDADAIDFISSSEAQFVLLGIPEDIGVKANLGRVGAASAYESALKSIANIQHNKFCKGSNLIVLGKLDVSAQLEKAQSLDANNKEHRKELYELVEQLDVEVSHVIHQICNAGKIPIIIGGGHNNAYGNIKGLALAKGKPVNAINFDAHTDFRILEGRHSGNGFSYAFEDGFLKKYFVFGLHENFVSKSVFNTLKELTSRVKYVTYEEIDVKREKNFETELENSSNFIKNEPFGIELDLDAIPNIPSSAMTLSGFSVDRARQFVYYFGKQQNASYLHICEGAPELDTSNNNHLTGKLIASLVTDFMKAKVG
- the corA gene encoding magnesium/cobalt transporter CorA is translated as MRKIKYKKGRKVQASTLEYTGIHKQSPTEMQLFVYDSEDVTECQQLQPEDIDSNIEVSKVNWINIHGLNNHAFIEKVGAKFDADHFIIGDILNTTKRTRVEEYHDILFFNVKSLLPQKSSNNISVEQISFLLKNNVLISFQEKRSDFFTHIRERLRTNSGVVRSKKADYLLYLLLDAIIENFYITIESEEDKIDELINLTKTNTNPEVLELIEKHRDNFNFLKRSIIPLRDSLYSIKSIKDDNVFNDIQPENFTFFSRLHQKCLELLEQIDSDLITLDSASNYFFSAQNHKMNQVMKTLTVVSMFFLPLTFIVGVYGQNFKHFPELEWEYGYFLIWGIMLTIVAIMFVYFKIKKWF
- a CDS encoding DEAD/DEAH box helicase, giving the protein MTFNELKLFNNIQQALEEEGYTNPTPIQEQAIPEILAGQDLVACAQTGTGKTGAFAIPILNLIHRIVGSAKKTKHIRTLVVTPTRELAIQIDESFKTYGKYTNVKSLVIFGGVNQVPQVNELKMGVDVLIATPGRFLDLHKQGFIDLNHMHHLVLDEADQMLDMGFINDVKKIIKLTPENRQTLLFSATMPLAIRELADTFLTRPKYISVTPISSTAENVSQKVYFVNKDEKRLLLKQLIIQESLSNALVFTRTKHGADNIVKVLKKAHIKAEAIHGDKSQNARQRVLEQFKNKEIDILVATDIAARGIDIEQLPFVINFDIPNISETYVHRIGRTGRAGNSGLAISFCGKDEKAYWQDIEKLIRMKVKVVTDHPYEWKDEVKNPDAKPDLRNKNKMNPNSKSRKSDASKKNKKRWY
- a CDS encoding outer membrane beta-barrel family protein: MTKKIFIVALTLFLSLTAFAQRPEGKKITISGKVIEKGTDLPLEYATIVFENAITKQLSGGITDENGNFKFEITAGNYNARAEFISFKNVVIPQKEFNADVNLGTIQMEADVAQLNEIEVIAEKSTVEIKLDKRVYNVGKDMMVKGGTVSDVLDNVPSVTVDAEGTVALRGNESVKILIDGKPSGLAGINIADALKLLPADAVDKVEVITNPSARYDAEGGGGIINIILRKGKANGVNGSVMVNAGDPETYGGSINLNKKSDRYNLFSNIGYNYRNNPGNSMTDSEYFNADGTTSRFIKERRTNDRLSKGFNANFGIDLNLSNSLTWTNALTFRENNGENPDNVFFYNYDASNNPTSIRNRFNDQRSDDFSIEYSTNFTKKFKKDDHKLTVDVAVSQNRENEFATITDQVLGDPSSLDPQGTSNKNSQQRNLLQTDYVLPIGKNGRFEAGYRGSFTNNLTDFVVTPDSDFSNKLEYIENVNALYTQYGSKFNKFSYFVGLRFEDSHIEVNSLSLNDYNTKKYNNLFPSATINYEFSESSSLSLSYSKRINRPRGRFLNPVSSLSSNINIFQGNPDLNPSKTDAIDLGYLKRWNKLTFNTSAYINITNDSFQFIRKESGSFVTTVVDGEDIVDPVTGDVTPVGGEDIRVPVILSTPINLAKEYRAGLEFNLNYTPYKWWRLNGNFNAYRVETQGDYSYVNFQGNTIEQNFDNVAFTWFTRISSKITLPYKIDWQTNATYNAPQTNAQGRSLGVASVNLAFSRDILKDKGSISLNVSDLFNSRKRISETNITNVVSSYSEMQWRQRQVMLTFTYRFNKQKNEKDRQPRRDDNGDGDFMGRP
- the crcB gene encoding fluoride efflux transporter CrcB, coding for MIKTILLVGLGGAFGSVFRYLTHWLTTKYFQSSFPLSTFLVNVIGSLLIGLFIGYIGKYFPENHPLKFLLIIGFCGGFTTFSSFALENYNLLQNNQQITAYFYMAGSIILTISAVGFGNYLAKYI